From Dermacentor albipictus isolate Rhodes 1998 colony chromosome 8, USDA_Dalb.pri_finalv2, whole genome shotgun sequence:
tgccgaaaccagccggttaatgaccgtcgccaagagagctatcgtgcctatAATTATGTCAGTGACTGTTAACAGAGCGCCATTTATcgctaaccatcgttcacaacagctgcacgtttccgatacatgcggtgcagacgcAGATTTAAGctcatttcaaatgttcacatgcgcacattttaagcaaagcttacttttaagattcattcataccgcagactaaccagctatatagtagcagcaaatctgcaagtagaaaaaagattcaagatacaagagcttctagatcaaatttatttcatacaagggaatgcatgaacggctgctggcagcaggtcAAGTGTGCTTGTTCTTGGAACCTTGGAGGCAGAATTTAaggaaactggaaaggcaacaggCTATtcagagtaacaacaggttatttttattgcagtaaTCACATCatgatggcaaacttgcagagtaattagtcacacagtgcagactgtaatatgacaacacatttttcttgatctcttatcACTGagagaaaagccagtagttgaagacactgtatcaagtcaatgaaatcactgaagcaagCTTTGGCCAAAAAGTCAGGTTACAAAGCTTcgtgacctatcgcatcagaggcaaggaaattttacgtcattcaacattgcattcactccactcccgcccacaggaaacagcattcaccaaagcacaacgtagatttccagcatgtttaatttaacaagtttttgttccataggctgatacatgatgctcacaagctagcacacatacaattcCGGCTTAACTtctatggcagcaattagttaacaaaataaataagcctatgcacttcaagacaataaattggcgagaatcaattttactgttctcaaaacttcacatggagaaggaatatattacaattatcacagctAGAGAGCTAAATGtgcatatgccaacttagcacccATGCCAACTTAGCACCCAACCCGCAGCTGCTcgtctcaacgcacgatcgacggtccgctgattgcagtggcgatggcactgacggaaacgacgagttcgcatgagtcagCGATGCGCCCgcaaagttggcttcgcagcgacgcggatcatttgacgtcatttttcgcactcggccaatagcggtgcgagcggcgccggaaaaggtatgcgcaactctgctccctgcgggagcatatacaggaacactatgttGACCGGCGTTTCCGCAGCTCCAACTGGGCGGGCCGTCACGCCCCATTGCACGTTGTCCGCTGCATTAAAGGGAGCAATATATGGCTCATGCGCTCCGGAATTATTGTCTCACATGTAGCGCAAATTATTTAACGAGTTCAAGAAGTGTTACAGGGCCCCTTCAGCGCGATTTCAGACACTGAGTGAAGAAAGGGGAATAAACAAAGGATAAGGCCCACATATTCGAAGATTCcaatgaaaaaaacaaataagCTCTATCATTGTAGGCACTTTCACAAGTATCTATGAAACATTATCATGTGTCGACCGTGCCTTCATCTACATGATCTGTTTGTGGTCACGATTCAGCGGCTTGCTGAGTCCTATAAACGTCGCCGTCGAACAATACAGCAAGCAGGGACCGTCTCGAATCAGGACGCCACCGGTTGGATCGCCAGCCCGCTTCATCCACGTGATCCGCTTCTCGATGCCATCGGTAGAGCTtcggtagtgaacgtgtacacacTTTATGTGAGGCTTGAGACGGGCACTGAATGCCTGCAGGGATTCCGCGGCGTCATTGTCCTGTAATGGCGCCGCTGACAGAAGGCacaagtactgcaggtggcggatGCGGGAAATGTTTTCCTGGAATGAAACGATGCCCGCAGAAAGTTATATTACTAAATAAGTATAGGATATAGGAATTAAATATTataggacatgtaatcaggagggaagataaccgatggtcataaagggtttggttacggtctggattccctgacaagggaagcgtagcagggggcggcagaaagttaggtgtgcggatgagataAAAAAggtttgcagcgacaacatggccatagtaagcacatgaccggagtagttggagaagtatgggagaggctttgccctgcaatgggcgtagccaggctgatgatggtgaatTAAGACCTCAAAAATTTAACGAGGGTGCAAATATCTTCACCTCGCACTCTTATGGCGAAAAAAGTGTtgcaagggtgtgagttatagacatttACAATCTCAATCCTTTCTTTCTGGGTTCTAAAAATTGTACAGTGCACGCCTTTTGGCTTGTTAGCCCTTGACCGCAGCAGAAATATCACGAAATAACAGATGTGTGTCTGTCGCTTTTTTTCCCGTCGTATTATTTTGCGCTGTTCAGCTGAACGAACGATGCAACATGCAAGTGCACCAGGCGAGTGGCAGAGCCTAGAACGTTTCGCGGAAGCAATTTCAGTTGCGCATGTCTAACCTTTCTATGTCTGTGTCTGCGGTGAATCTTGCAACCCCAGTAAACATAGCGCAGAAGTACTTTGTTGCATAGTACTTTTTTCTTGCTGAACAAGCAACGCACCACACAATCTGTTGGTTTTTTTCGCTTGAGATTGAAACATGCGTATCTCATGTCACAGTCGTGGGAAAACGATTGTAAATGTTTCCGCATATCTGGGTGGTGCTCACGATTACCACGGCTATGTACTATTTTGCTGTGGTTTCATGCAATAAAAGAGTTGGTAGTCCCTGCTCGGTCCTACCTCTCCCTCCACCATTTTTCGTGTATTTTGCGCAGTACGCCATTCAGTGAGGCCTCCCCTCCCCCAAATAAACAAACTAGGAAATTTCATTTCCGGCGCTTTCGACACATTTAGATTACGGAACCATGCTCGTGGCACTGAAAGCCCGTAGCGCAAACCCGACTCACCAGCAGACACGCGTCGCCGAAGGGCAGGACATGGTGGCGAAGCACGAGACATCTCAGCGAGCTGTTTCTGGCCAGCCGCTGACCCAAAGACGGGCAGTCTGGGTGAGAGGGACTAGGGCAGTCTGACAGCCGCACCGACACGGCTGGGCAAGCCTCGACGAACCAAAGGAAGAAACGGACATGCACGTCACTTAGAGTCAGCCTTGCAAGCGCATTGTGAAAGACGGGGGCGCTGTCGCACATTTCCAACATGTCTTCGTGATCGAGGAGGAACTCACCCTCGCAGACGGCGCACCGAACGAAGCTATCCTGCCTTTCGATGCGGACGTCCAGTTCTTTGAATTCGGGGCAGAGTTGCGCAAGACGGCGCAGGGCTGACGGGCGGCGAATCCCGCAGGGGGGCGCAGAGAGGGATCGCAGATGCCGGAGCGTGCCGTCCTGGAGTAGTGCCGTCAACTCGAGGTCGGGTCCGAAGTGGAAAGCGCTTATGTTAAGCTCGACGACCTGCTGGAGCTTGGAGGAGATAAAGTCGCGAAGACTGTCGCGATACGCGGCGCCCGCCGTCGCGTAAACACCATCGGAGGGCTGTGCCGGAAATAGCAGAAGGCAGAGTTGTCGCACGTTCGTCCAGAAGTGTCCAAAGCCGGCCAGGCTAAACCATTCCGGCGTGAAGCCTTCTGCGTGGTGGACGGCAACCAGGACCAGCTGTTGCGGCAAATGGATGGGATTTGTGTACCCGACGGCGAGATCTCGGAGCAGAACACAGTTCCACATGTTGGTCGACCTCTGGTAGCTGACGTTGGCGCAGACGGCCGCGCAGCTCGTGAAGTCCAACGGTGTGGACGCAGGCGTTGATTGGAGGCTGGCACCTCTGAAGAGAACGTGAATGTTTCCAAATTGACGCCCTGATCGAGGATGGCGTTACATTCCAGGAGTGCGTTCATGAAGTTTCCGCGCACGAAATGAACAAGGAGCTCGTCGAGCATCGGGCAGTAGCTCAGGAGCGCCGAGAGGAGCTTGAAGTTGAGGTCGTCGCTCACTTCGGCGTACATGCGGCGTAGACTGACAGCAAGGATACCTGGCACTTGCAACGCGGTGTTGTGCAGCTGCCTTATCTCCGAGTCCACGTCCGTCTGAGCCACGAGGGAGAACTCAACTTCCTTCAGACGCGGAAGCCGGTTTAGCATTAAGTGGAGCAGGGCGCTCGGCCTGAGCGGGCAGGCGACGCACCGCAAAATTT
This genomic window contains:
- the LOC139049004 gene encoding uncharacterized protein; protein product: MWNCVLLRDLAVGYTNPIHLPQQLVLVAVHHAEGFTPEWFSLAGFGHFWTNVRQLCLLLFPAQPSDGVYATAGAAYRDSLRDFISSKLQQVVELNISAFHFGPDLELTALLQDGTLRHLRSLSAPPCGIRRPSALRRLAQLCPEFKELDVRIERQDSFVRCAVCEGEFLLDHEDMLEMCDSAPVFHNALARLTLSDVHVRFFLWFVEACPAVSVRLSDCPSPSHPDCPSLGQRLARNSSLRCLVLRHHVLPFGDACLLENISRIRHLQYLCLLSAAPLQDNDAAESLQAFSARLKPHIKCVHVHYRSSTDGIEKRITWMKRAGDPTGGVLIRDGPCLLYCSTATFIGLSKPLNRDHKQIM